A single window of Haemorhous mexicanus isolate bHaeMex1 chromosome 28, bHaeMex1.pri, whole genome shotgun sequence DNA harbors:
- the LOC132339029 gene encoding Ig heavy chain Mem5-like, with product MLAGPGPGLLALALALWPAGLWAQPRLQEAGGGQRAPGDSVTLSCRGSGFTFEDRSIWWYRQAPGGSPEWVSYISYSRVTAVDYGAAVKGRAEVSRDNSRSEAYLSLRSLQAQDSARYFCALPRAQEIVWTKKLIFGPGTTLTVLPNISKTSDPEVIVMKSKKLEGGGSSGNAACLARNSPTKNISLEMPSQEVVYEQGTSILTSEGLYSAIKVVRVTEDTEVTCTAQFDNRTITAQPVEEAEEPVTGFGEPNRTRTESGASDRVCNNTEPSAQDAGGQRVNMLSMAVLGLRVLLAKSIAFNALMSIKLFLF from the exons ATGttggccgggccggggccggggctgctggCCTTGGCCTTGGCCTTGTGGCCGGCAG ggctctgggcacagccgAGGCTGCAGGAGGCCGGCGGAGGGCAGCGAGCGCCCGGGGACTCCGTCACCCTCTCCTGCCGCGGATCTGGATTCACCTTCGAGGATCGCTCTATTTGGTGGTACCGTCAGGCACCCGGAGGCAGCCCGGAGTGGGTGTCCTATATCAGCTACTCCAGGGTCACTGCAGTGGACTACGGGGCAGCAGTGAAGGGTCGGGCCGAGGTTTCCCGGGACAATTCCCGATCCGAGGCTTATCTCTCATTGCGGTCCTTACAAGCTCAGGACTCTGCCCGGTATTTCTGTGCCCTCCCACGGGCACAGGAAAT TGTGTGGACAAAGAAGCTTATATTTGGACCAGGGACGACTCTCACAGTTCTACCAA ACATTTCAAAAACTTCTGACCCTGAAGTCATTGTGATGAAATCAAAGAAACTGGAAGgaggtggcagctctgggaacgCAGCTTGTTTGGCAAGGAACTCCCCTACAAAGAACATCAGCTTGGAGATGCCCTCTCAGGAGGTGGTCTATGAACAGGGCACATCCATTTTGACGTCAGAGGGCTTGTACAGTGCAATTAAAGTGGTCAGGGTGACAGAAGACACAGAGGTGACCTGCACAGCCCAGTTCGACAACCGCACGATAACAGCACAGCCAG TTGAGGAGGCTGAAGAACCAGTAACAGGGTTTGGGGAACCAAACAGAACCAGAACGGAGTCAGGGGCCAGTGACCGGGTTTGCAACaacacagagccctcagcacAAG ATGCTGGAGGGCAGAGAGTGAACATGCTGTCCATGGCTGTGTTGGGTTTGAGAGTCCTGCTGGCAAAGAGCATCGCCTTCAATGCCCTCATGAGCATcaagttgtttcttttctga